GAACACCCTCGCCACCAGCGCCGCCGCGCTGCCCCAGGTGGCCGCCGAGTCCCAGTTCGAGACGACGGTCGGCACGGCCGTCAAGGAGCTGTTCGCCGACGCGGCGGCCGGCCGCGCGGTGACCACCGACTCGGTGAAGGCCAAGCTCCGGAAGGCCCAGCAGCAGATGCCGGCGAAGTGAGCACGATGACCACGACCACCGTCTCCGGCGACCCGGGCGCGCCCACCGCCGCGCCCGGGAAGTCCCCCGGCGCGGCGGCGCCCGGCCCGCGCCGCCGCGCCGGGTGGATCCGCCGGGTCTCCCTGCCCTATCTGCTCCTGCTGCCCGCGCTCGTCCTCGAACTCCTGGTCCACCTGGTGCCGATGGTCATCGGCATCGTCATGAGCTTCAAACAGCTCACCCAGTTCTACATCCGCGACTGGGGCACCGCCCCCTGGTCCGGCTTCGACAACTACAAGGTGTCGGTGGACTTCGACGCCCCCATCGGCGAGGCGCTGCTCCACTCCTTCGCCGTCACCGTCGGCTTCACCCTGCTCTCGGTCGGCCTGTGCTGGCTGATCGGCACCGCCGCCGCGATCTGCATGCAGGACAGCTTCCGCGGCCGCGGCCTGCTGCGCGCGCTGTTCCTGGTGCCGTACGCGCTGCCGGTCTACGCGGCCGTCATCACCTGGGTGTTCATGTTCCAGCACGACAACGGCCTGGTGAACCATGTCCTGCACGACCAGCTGCACCTGACCGACAAGCCGTCCTTCTGGCTCATCGGCGACAACAGCTTCGTCGCCCTGCTGGTCGTGTCGGTGTGGAAGGGCTGGCCGTTCGCCTTCCTCATCGTCATGGCCGGACTCCAGAACATCCCCAAGGAGCTGTACGAGGCGGCGGCGCTGGACGGCGCGGGCCAGTGGCAGCAACTGCGCCGGATCACCCTGCCCTCGCTGCGCCCGGTCAACCAGGTTCTGGTGCTGGTGCTGTTCCTGTGGACGTTCAACGACTTCAACACGCCGTACGTGCTGTTCGGGCGGGCCGCGCCCGAGGCGGCCGACCTCATCTCGGTCCACATCTACCAGGCGTCCTTCGTCAGCTGGGACTTCGGCACCGGCTCGGCCATGTCCGTACTGCTGCTGCTCTTCCTGCTGGTCGTCACCGGCACCTATCTGGCGATCACCTCACGCGGACGGAAGGCGGCCGATGTCTGACATCCCACGGTCCCCGATGGCGCCGCCCCGCTCCTTCACCTGGTCGCGGCGCGTCTTCCTCACCCTGCTGACCGGCTTCGTCCTGGTGCCGGTCTACGTGATGGTCTCCAGCTCGCTCAAACCGCTGGCGGACGTCACCGGGAAGTTCCGCTGGCTGCCCAGCGGGCTGACCTTCCGCCCGTACATCGACATCTGGTCGACCGTGCCGCTCGCGAAGTACTTCGTGAACTCGCTGGTCGTGGCCGGTGCCGCGACGGTCTGCTCGGTGGTGATCGCGGTCTTCGCCGCGTACGCCGTCAGCCGCTACGCCTTCCACGGCAAGCGCGTCTTCACGGTCACCGTGCTGTCCACGCAGATGTTCCCGGGCATCCTCTTCCTGCTGCCGCTGTTCCTGCTGTACGTCAACATCGGCAACGCCACCGGCATCGCCCTGTTCGGCTCGCGCGGCGGCCTGATCCTCACCTATCTCACCTTCTCGCTGCCGTTCTCGATCTGGATGCTCATCGGGTACTTCGACTCGGTGCCGCGCGACCTGGACGAGGCGGCCCTGGTGGACGGCTGCGGCCCGCTCGGCGCACTCTTCCGCGTCGTCGTCCCGGCCGCGATCCCCGGCATCGTCGCCGTCGCCGTCTACGCCTTCATGACCGCCTGGGGCGAGGTGCTGTTCGCCTCCGTCATGACCAACGACACCACCCGCACGCTCGCCGTGGGCCTCCAGGGCTACTCCACGCAGAACAACGTCTACTGGAACCAGATCATGGCCGCCTCGCTCGTCGTGAGCGTCCCGGTGGTCGCCGGATTCCTGCTCCTCCAGCGCTATCTCGTCGCCGGACTGACGGCGGGAGCCGTCAAGTGACCGGCCACCGTCCTACCGAAAGGGCTTCCGTGTCCGACGCCATCGACCTCGCCGCGCTCCCGCACGACTTCCTGTGGGGCACGGCCACCTCGGCCTACCAGATCGAGGGCGCCGTCGCCGAGGACGGCCGCTCGCCGTCCATCTGGGACACCTTCTCGCACACCCCCGGGAAGGTCGACAACGACGACCACGGCGATGTCGCCTG
The sequence above is drawn from the Streptomyces sp. SAT1 genome and encodes:
- a CDS encoding carbohydrate ABC transporter permease, with the translated sequence MTTTTVSGDPGAPTAAPGKSPGAAAPGPRRRAGWIRRVSLPYLLLLPALVLELLVHLVPMVIGIVMSFKQLTQFYIRDWGTAPWSGFDNYKVSVDFDAPIGEALLHSFAVTVGFTLLSVGLCWLIGTAAAICMQDSFRGRGLLRALFLVPYALPVYAAVITWVFMFQHDNGLVNHVLHDQLHLTDKPSFWLIGDNSFVALLVVSVWKGWPFAFLIVMAGLQNIPKELYEAAALDGAGQWQQLRRITLPSLRPVNQVLVLVLFLWTFNDFNTPYVLFGRAAPEAADLISVHIYQASFVSWDFGTGSAMSVLLLLFLLVVTGTYLAITSRGRKAADV
- a CDS encoding carbohydrate ABC transporter permease translates to MAPPRSFTWSRRVFLTLLTGFVLVPVYVMVSSSLKPLADVTGKFRWLPSGLTFRPYIDIWSTVPLAKYFVNSLVVAGAATVCSVVIAVFAAYAVSRYAFHGKRVFTVTVLSTQMFPGILFLLPLFLLYVNIGNATGIALFGSRGGLILTYLTFSLPFSIWMLIGYFDSVPRDLDEAALVDGCGPLGALFRVVVPAAIPGIVAVAVYAFMTAWGEVLFASVMTNDTTRTLAVGLQGYSTQNNVYWNQIMAASLVVSVPVVAGFLLLQRYLVAGLTAGAVK